One window from the genome of Streptomyces sp. NBC_00708 encodes:
- a CDS encoding type IIA DNA topoisomerase subunit B, producing MTADTSVPSTALLTGADRDGSNYTARHLLVLEGLEAVRKRPGMYIGSTDSRGLMHCLWEIIDNSVDEALGGYCDHIEVVLHDDNSVEVRDNGRGIPIDVEPKTGLSGVEVVMTKLHAGGKFGGGSYAASGGLHGVGASVVNALSARLDVEVDRNSATHSISFRRGVPGIFTEQGPDSPFDPANGLRKGKRVPKTRTGTRVRYWADRQIFLKDAKLALETLYQRARQTAFLVPGLTIVVRDERGVDGAGKTEETFRFDGGISEFCEYLAQDKAVCDIQRLTGQGTFKETVPVLDDRGHMTPTEVTRELGVDIALRWGTGYETNVKSFVNIIATPKGGTHVTGFERSVTRTVNEVLRSAKLLRVAEDDIVKDDALEGLTAVVTVRLAEPQFEGQTKEVLGTSAANRIVANVVAKELKAFLTSTKRDAKAQARAVLDKAVAAARTRIAARQHKDAQRRKTALESSSLPAKLADCRSDDVERSELFIVEGDSALGTAKLARNSEFQALLPIRGKILNVQKASVSDMLKNAECGAIIQVIGAGSGRTFDIDAARYGKIVLLVDADVDGAHIRILLLTLFQRYMRPMVEAGRVFAAVPPLHRIELVQPKKGQDKYIYTYSDNELRQRLLELQRKNIRYKDAIQRYKGLGEMDADQLAETTMDPRHRTLRRINIGDLESSEKVFDLLMGNEVAPRKEFITSSAATLDRSRIDV from the coding sequence GTGACCGCCGATACGTCCGTGCCGTCCACTGCGCTGCTGACCGGAGCAGACCGAGACGGTTCCAACTACACCGCGCGGCACCTGCTCGTACTCGAGGGGCTCGAAGCGGTTCGTAAGCGCCCTGGCATGTACATCGGGTCCACCGACAGCCGCGGTCTGATGCACTGCCTCTGGGAGATCATCGACAACTCCGTCGATGAGGCCCTCGGCGGCTACTGCGACCACATCGAGGTCGTCCTCCACGACGACAACTCCGTCGAGGTCCGCGACAACGGCCGGGGCATCCCCATCGACGTCGAGCCCAAGACCGGCCTGTCCGGTGTCGAGGTCGTGATGACCAAGCTGCACGCCGGAGGCAAGTTCGGTGGCGGCTCCTACGCCGCGTCCGGCGGGCTGCACGGCGTGGGCGCCTCCGTGGTCAACGCGCTCTCCGCCCGGCTCGACGTCGAGGTCGACCGCAACAGCGCGACCCATTCGATCAGCTTCCGGCGCGGTGTTCCGGGGATCTTCACCGAGCAGGGCCCGGACAGCCCGTTCGACCCGGCCAACGGACTGCGCAAGGGCAAGCGGGTCCCGAAGACGCGTACCGGTACGAGGGTGCGGTACTGGGCCGACCGGCAGATCTTCCTCAAGGACGCCAAGCTCGCTCTGGAGACGCTGTACCAGCGGGCCCGCCAGACGGCCTTCCTCGTCCCCGGCCTGACCATCGTCGTGCGCGACGAGCGGGGTGTGGACGGTGCGGGCAAGACGGAGGAAACCTTCCGCTTCGACGGAGGCATCAGCGAGTTCTGCGAGTACCTCGCGCAGGACAAGGCAGTCTGCGACATTCAGCGCCTGACCGGGCAGGGCACGTTCAAGGAGACCGTTCCGGTCCTGGACGACCGCGGCCACATGACACCCACCGAGGTCACGCGCGAGCTGGGCGTCGACATCGCGCTGCGCTGGGGCACCGGATACGAGACGAACGTGAAGTCCTTCGTCAACATCATCGCCACCCCCAAGGGCGGCACCCACGTCACCGGCTTCGAGCGTTCCGTGACCAGGACGGTCAACGAGGTGCTGCGCTCCGCGAAGCTGCTGCGCGTGGCGGAGGACGACATCGTCAAGGACGACGCCCTGGAGGGCCTCACCGCGGTCGTGACCGTACGCCTGGCGGAGCCGCAGTTCGAAGGGCAGACGAAGGAGGTCCTCGGCACTTCGGCGGCCAACCGGATCGTCGCCAATGTCGTGGCCAAGGAGCTCAAGGCGTTCCTGACCTCCACGAAGCGGGACGCGAAGGCCCAGGCCAGGGCCGTACTCGACAAGGCGGTGGCCGCGGCCCGCACCCGGATCGCGGCCCGCCAGCACAAGGACGCCCAGCGGCGCAAGACGGCGCTGGAGTCGTCCTCGCTGCCGGCGAAGCTCGCCGACTGCCGCAGCGACGACGTGGAGCGCAGCGAGCTGTTCATCGTGGAGGGCGACTCCGCGCTGGGTACGGCGAAGCTCGCCCGGAACAGCGAGTTCCAGGCGCTGCTGCCGATCCGCGGCAAGATTCTCAACGTTCAGAAGGCGTCGGTTTCCGACATGCTGAAGAACGCCGAGTGCGGTGCGATCATCCAGGTCATAGGAGCCGGCTCCGGGCGGACCTTCGACATCGACGCCGCCCGGTACGGCAAGATCGTTCTGCTGGTCGACGCGGACGTCGACGGCGCGCACATCCGCATCCTGCTGCTGACGCTCTTCCAGCGGTACATGCGGCCGATGGTCGAGGCGGGCCGGGTCTTCGCCGCCGTGCCCCCGCTCCACCGGATCGAACTGGTCCAGCCCAAGAAGGGCCAGGACAAGTACATCTACACCTACTCGGACAACGAGCTGCGCCAGCGACTGCTGGAGCTCCAGCGCAAGAACATCCGCTACAAGGACGCGATCCAGCGCTACAAGGGCCTGGGCGAGATGGACGCGGACCAGCTGGCGGAGACGACGATGGACCCGCGCCACCGCACGCTGCGGCGGATCAACATCGGTGACCTGGAATCGTCCGAGAAGGTCTTCGACCTGCTGATGGGCAACGAGGTGGCACCTCGCAAGGAGTTCATCACCAGTTCGGCGGCCACGCTGGACCGCTCGCGCATCGACGTCTGA
- a CDS encoding cation acetate symporter — protein MSGDHQTLALLLFSAFIAVTLGITTWVSRNRHGSAEEFYAGGRLFSPMENGFAIAGDYMSAASFLGISGLIALFGYDGMLYSVGFLVAWLVVLLLVAELVRNCGRFTLADVVAARMAERPVRIAAGTSSVTVSVLYLVAQMVGAGSLVALLLGGTSGAARSWTVIGVGALMVVYVSLGGMRATTWIQIVKAVLLMAGTVVLTVLVLVHFHGNVNELLNSAADRSGHGKEFLAPGLRYGGSWTARVDFISLGLALVLGTAGLPHILSRFYTVPTARAARRSVVWSIGLIGSFYLMTIVLGFGAAALVGSADVRESNPAGNTAVPLLAMVLGGGEGSTGGTILFAVVAAVAFATILAVVAGITLASSASVAHDLYASLKRPGAKQRSEVAVARMAAAGIGVVAIGLGLLAQDLNVAFLVGLAFAVAASANLPVLLYSLFWRNFTTRGAVWSVYGGLIPAVLLVALSPVVSGSPSSLFPGADFQVFPLENPGLVSIPLGFLAGWIGTITASEPPDAAKHAEIEVRAMTGAGAV, from the coding sequence TTGAGCGGCGATCACCAGACCCTGGCGCTGCTCCTGTTCAGCGCTTTCATCGCGGTCACCCTGGGCATCACCACCTGGGTGAGTCGGAACAGGCACGGTTCGGCGGAGGAGTTCTACGCCGGAGGCCGTCTCTTCTCCCCGATGGAGAACGGTTTTGCCATCGCGGGCGACTACATGTCCGCGGCATCCTTCCTGGGCATCTCCGGCCTGATCGCTCTCTTCGGCTACGACGGCATGCTCTACTCGGTCGGCTTCCTGGTCGCGTGGCTCGTCGTTCTGCTGCTCGTCGCGGAACTCGTGCGCAACTGCGGCCGGTTCACGCTTGCCGATGTGGTCGCGGCCCGGATGGCGGAGCGCCCGGTCCGCATCGCGGCGGGGACGTCCTCCGTCACGGTGTCCGTGCTCTACCTGGTGGCGCAGATGGTCGGGGCGGGCAGTTTGGTCGCCCTGCTCCTCGGCGGGACGAGCGGCGCCGCCCGGTCCTGGACCGTCATCGGTGTCGGTGCCCTCATGGTCGTGTACGTGTCGCTCGGCGGGATGCGGGCCACCACCTGGATCCAGATCGTCAAGGCCGTCCTGCTGATGGCCGGCACCGTCGTTCTCACCGTGCTGGTCCTGGTCCACTTCCACGGCAATGTCAACGAGTTGCTCAACTCCGCCGCCGATCGCAGCGGGCACGGCAAGGAGTTCCTCGCGCCGGGTCTCCGGTACGGCGGGAGCTGGACGGCGCGCGTCGACTTCATCAGCCTCGGCCTCGCCCTGGTGCTGGGCACGGCGGGGCTGCCGCACATCCTGTCCCGCTTCTACACCGTGCCCACCGCCCGCGCGGCCCGCCGGTCCGTCGTCTGGTCCATCGGCCTCATCGGGAGCTTCTACCTGATGACGATCGTGCTCGGGTTCGGGGCGGCCGCGCTGGTCGGCTCCGCGGACGTACGGGAGTCGAATCCCGCGGGGAACACCGCGGTACCGCTGCTGGCCATGGTGCTTGGCGGAGGTGAGGGCTCCACCGGGGGAACGATCCTGTTCGCCGTGGTCGCCGCCGTAGCATTCGCGACCATCCTGGCCGTCGTCGCGGGGATCACCCTCGCCTCGTCCGCGTCCGTCGCCCACGACCTCTACGCCTCGCTCAAACGGCCCGGCGCCAAGCAGCGCAGTGAGGTGGCCGTGGCCCGGATGGCGGCGGCAGGCATCGGAGTCGTCGCCATCGGGCTCGGTCTGCTCGCCCAGGATCTCAACGTGGCGTTCCTGGTGGGCCTCGCGTTCGCCGTCGCCGCGTCGGCCAACCTCCCGGTCCTGCTCTACTCGCTGTTCTGGCGGAACTTCACCACACGCGGCGCGGTCTGGTCGGTCTACGGGGGACTGATTCCGGCCGTGCTGCTCGTCGCGCTCTCCCCGGTCGTTTCCGGCAGCCCCAGCTCGCTCTTCCCCGGTGCGGACTTCCAGGTCTTCCCGCTGGAGAACCCCGGCCTGGTCTCCATTCCGCTGGGCTTCCTCGCCGGCTGGATCGGGACCATCACCGCGAGCGAACCACCCGACGCGGCCAAGCACGCGGAGATCGAGGTGCGCGCGATGACGGGGGCCGGCGCGGTGTGA
- a CDS encoding DUF485 domain-containing protein, with the protein MRLDDPWDDAPASGWEEPDGAEGSTPAAVPRQAAPRGGHSAADIYLEVQRSEAFQEVRRRYRRFVVPATVAFLVWYLAYVVTAVTAPGLMARPVAGAVNVAMVVGLGQFLTTFLLTGAYARHARLRRDRAALDLRWETQEMTRGAGR; encoded by the coding sequence GTGCGGCTCGACGACCCGTGGGATGACGCGCCGGCTTCCGGCTGGGAGGAGCCGGACGGCGCCGAGGGTTCCACGCCTGCCGCGGTGCCCCGTCAGGCCGCGCCCCGGGGTGGCCACAGCGCGGCGGACATCTATCTGGAGGTGCAGCGCAGCGAGGCATTCCAGGAGGTGCGCCGTCGCTACCGGCGCTTCGTCGTACCCGCCACCGTCGCTTTCCTCGTCTGGTACCTCGCCTATGTGGTCACGGCGGTGACCGCACCCGGGCTGATGGCGCGGCCCGTGGCCGGGGCGGTCAATGTGGCCATGGTCGTGGGGCTCGGCCAGTTCCTGACGACGTTCCTGCTCACCGGGGCGTACGCGCGGCACGCGCGACTGCGCCGGGACCGGGCCGCGCTCGATCTGCGCTGGGAGACCCAGGAGATGACACGGGGGGCCGGGCGTTGA
- a CDS encoding sensor histidine kinase, giving the protein MTPAAWTSWPSREALARDTRRRSRTVIAWSVRAGLLTLMLWGTFTGGRFGPWEIVAGLLGVLVCALLAIAFFRTTLDNRLWPSLGLLALLMLAAFGAGQAGAATAATVLWCGCAVTALERLPLSAGTPATAVALGAYATVNTDDWTTTAITAAGLCLAGYVLRLDAEARGSAQRLLAQERAARVAEAETAALDERSRIAREIHDVLAHSLSAQLVHLEAARLLIEREPAGEFRDQVLQRVVAARSMAREGLSETRQALSALRGEVSPVEDFLRQLVTAEPAEVRVEGEQRALTAQASQTVRRVAQEALTNVRKHAPGARVVMRLEYQSDGVVLEVKDSGGRGPAGDLAVSGSGYGLLGMRERAELLGGTLEAGPGEEGFVVSLRVPA; this is encoded by the coding sequence GTGACACCCGCCGCCTGGACGAGCTGGCCGTCAAGAGAGGCTCTCGCCCGGGACACCCGCCGCCGCTCGCGGACTGTGATCGCCTGGTCCGTGCGGGCCGGCCTCCTCACTCTGATGCTGTGGGGGACCTTCACCGGTGGGCGCTTCGGGCCCTGGGAGATCGTCGCCGGACTGCTGGGGGTGCTCGTCTGCGCACTGCTCGCGATCGCCTTCTTCCGGACCACTCTCGACAACCGTCTGTGGCCGTCGCTCGGTCTGCTCGCCCTGCTGATGCTGGCGGCGTTCGGAGCGGGGCAGGCGGGGGCGGCCACGGCCGCGACGGTGCTCTGGTGCGGCTGTGCGGTCACCGCCCTCGAACGGCTTCCCCTCTCGGCGGGGACTCCGGCCACAGCGGTGGCTCTCGGCGCCTACGCGACGGTCAACACCGACGACTGGACGACCACTGCGATCACCGCGGCAGGGCTCTGCCTCGCCGGGTACGTGCTCCGCCTGGATGCCGAGGCCCGTGGCAGCGCGCAGCGGTTGCTGGCCCAGGAGCGGGCGGCCCGGGTGGCGGAGGCGGAGACGGCCGCACTGGACGAGCGGTCCAGGATCGCCCGGGAGATCCACGATGTGCTGGCGCACAGCCTCTCCGCGCAGCTGGTGCACCTGGAGGCCGCGCGACTGCTCATCGAGAGAGAGCCCGCCGGGGAGTTCCGGGACCAGGTCCTGCAGCGGGTGGTCGCGGCCCGCTCCATGGCCCGTGAGGGCCTCTCCGAGACCCGTCAGGCGCTCTCCGCGCTGCGGGGCGAGGTGTCACCGGTGGAGGACTTCCTCCGGCAGCTGGTGACGGCCGAGCCGGCCGAGGTCCGGGTGGAGGGGGAGCAGCGGGCGTTGACCGCCCAGGCGTCGCAGACGGTCCGGCGAGTGGCTCAGGAGGCGCTGACCAACGTCCGCAAACACGCGCCCGGGGCCCGGGTGGTCATGAGACTGGAGTACCAGTCCGACGGAGTCGTGCTGGAGGTCAAGGACTCGGGTGGGCGGGGTCCGGCAGGGGATCTGGCTGTCAGCGGTTCCGGATACGGTCTGCTCGGGATGCGGGAGCGCGCCGAACTGCTGGGAGGCACGCTGGAGGCCGGTCCCGGCGAGGAGGGGTTCGTGGTGAGTCTGCGGGTGCCCGCGTGA
- a CDS encoding response regulator transcription factor: protein MTARVVVADDQAVVREGIVMLLGLLPGIEVVGSAKDGEEAVAQVAEHAPDVVLMDLRMPRCDGVEATRRIRAEFPGTQVVVLTTFADDESLFPALRAGARGYLTKDAGGDEIVRAVQAVLSGEAGLSPTVQRRLLEQVTAGPLVTGGDGGGEPEPPDGMTPREAEVLVLIAEGMSNADIARALHISQATVKSHINNLFAKAGLRDRAQAVRYAYMRGLARPPGRSFT from the coding sequence GTGACGGCGCGGGTGGTGGTGGCCGATGACCAGGCGGTGGTGCGGGAAGGCATCGTCATGCTGCTCGGCCTGCTTCCGGGAATCGAGGTGGTCGGATCGGCGAAGGACGGGGAGGAAGCGGTCGCGCAGGTGGCCGAGCACGCGCCGGACGTGGTGCTGATGGATCTGCGGATGCCTCGCTGCGACGGGGTGGAGGCGACGCGGCGCATCCGTGCGGAGTTCCCCGGTACGCAGGTGGTGGTCCTCACGACCTTCGCGGACGACGAGTCACTGTTTCCCGCGCTCAGGGCGGGTGCGCGGGGGTACCTCACCAAGGATGCCGGCGGCGACGAGATCGTGCGGGCCGTCCAGGCCGTGCTCTCGGGGGAGGCCGGTCTCTCGCCGACCGTGCAGCGCCGTCTGCTGGAACAGGTGACCGCGGGGCCTCTCGTGACTGGTGGAGACGGTGGTGGTGAGCCGGAGCCGCCGGACGGGATGACTCCGCGTGAGGCCGAGGTGCTGGTCCTGATCGCCGAGGGCATGTCCAATGCCGACATCGCCCGCGCCCTCCACATCTCGCAGGCCACGGTGAAGAGCCATATCAACAACCTCTTCGCCAAGGCGGGGCTCCGCGACCGGGCGCAGGCGGTGCGCTATGCCTACATGCGGGGGCTGGCGCGTCCTCCCGGGAGATCCTTCACCTGA
- a CDS encoding DUF1453 domain-containing protein, with product MSGLVNALVIVAVIALVVVRQCSAQRISGDRRWWVLPAVLLVMALREPGLVDPHHRIVSSVVLGAELMVGLVTGAGWAWTSRVWRAEDGSLWSKGTKATALVWAGGLGLRAALYGIAVALGVHQGSPALMAALAVTLLARAGLLARRGGAIPAPYGGPAAGVPVRQEWKDRV from the coding sequence ATGTCCGGGCTCGTCAATGCTCTGGTGATCGTCGCGGTCATCGCTCTCGTCGTGGTCCGTCAGTGCTCGGCGCAGCGGATCTCCGGCGACCGGCGCTGGTGGGTCCTGCCCGCCGTGCTGCTCGTCATGGCCCTGCGCGAGCCCGGCCTCGTCGACCCGCACCACCGGATAGTCTCGTCCGTCGTGCTGGGCGCCGAGCTGATGGTCGGGCTGGTTACGGGCGCCGGATGGGCGTGGACCTCTCGCGTATGGCGTGCCGAGGACGGCTCCCTGTGGAGCAAGGGCACCAAGGCCACCGCCCTGGTCTGGGCCGGCGGACTGGGCCTGCGGGCGGCCCTGTACGGGATCGCGGTCGCGCTGGGCGTGCATCAGGGCAGCCCCGCCCTGATGGCGGCTCTCGCGGTGACTCTGCTGGCGCGGGCGGGGCTGCTGGCGCGTCGGGGCGGGGCGATACCCGCGCCGTACGGTGGACCTGCCGCCGGCGTTCCGGTCCGGCAGGAGTGGAAGGACCGCGTGTGA